A single region of the Candidatus Binatia bacterium genome encodes:
- a CDS encoding RNA polymerase sigma factor — MLRIKEGDRDAFRAALDRHLGSVVACARRMLGDSAAAEDVAQETFLRLWTNAPRWQPTARLSTWLHRVAVNLCLDRLRRTPTTSLDDIPEPPDPQPSAAAQLQAHDIGRRVGAAVAALPVQQRIAITLCHYEGLGNIEAAAMMAISVEALESLLARGRRTLRARLRNLLPELLAE; from the coding sequence ATGCTGCGCATCAAAGAGGGCGACCGTGACGCCTTTCGGGCCGCGTTGGACCGTCACCTCGGGTCCGTCGTCGCCTGTGCGCGCCGGATGCTCGGTGACTCAGCCGCCGCCGAGGACGTCGCTCAGGAAACGTTCTTGCGCTTGTGGACCAATGCCCCTCGTTGGCAGCCCACCGCACGGCTATCCACCTGGCTTCACCGCGTTGCCGTCAACCTCTGCCTCGACCGCTTGCGCCGTACCCCGACAACCTCGCTCGATGACATCCCGGAACCGCCGGACCCTCAGCCATCCGCCGCGGCGCAGTTACAGGCCCACGACATCGGCCGCCGAGTCGGTGCCGCGGTGGCAGCGCTGCCCGTCCAGCAACGCATCGCGATTACGCTCTGTCACTACGAGGGTTTGGGGAACATCGAGGCCGCCGCAATGATGGCCATTAGCGTGGAAGCACTCGAATCCCTGCTCGCGCGCGGCCGCCGCACACTGCGCGCGCGCCTGCGAAACCTCTTGCCGGAACTCCTTGCCGAGTAA